From a region of the Vicingus serpentipes genome:
- the frr gene encoding ribosome recycling factor, with translation MNEDVQFILDSTKEAMEAALVHLEKQLQKIRAGKASPMMLSSVMVDYYGSMTPLSQVANVNTLDGRTISVQPWEKSMTQPIETAIINANLGLNPQNNGESILINVPMLTEERRRDLTKQAKAEGEHAKVGVRNSRKDANDEIKKLNNDGLSDDMSKDAEASVQKLTDTFIAKVDALIDAKEKDIMTI, from the coding sequence ATGAACGAAGACGTACAATTTATACTTGATTCAACTAAAGAGGCAATGGAAGCAGCTTTAGTTCATCTTGAAAAGCAATTACAAAAAATACGTGCGGGAAAAGCTAGTCCAATGATGCTTAGTAGCGTTATGGTTGACTATTATGGCTCAATGACTCCTTTATCTCAAGTTGCAAACGTAAACACCTTAGATGGTAGAACAATCTCTGTTCAACCATGGGAGAAGAGTATGACTCAACCAATTGAAACAGCTATTATAAATGCAAACTTAGGTCTAAATCCACAAAATAATGGAGAAAGCATTTTAATTAATGTGCCTATGCTAACAGAAGAGCGTAGGAGAGATTTAACTAAACAAGCGAAAGCGGAAGGAGAGCATGCAAAAGTTGGAGTTAGAAATTCTCGTAAAGATGCAAATGATGAAATAAAAAAATTGAATAACGATGGTTTAAGCGATGACATGAGTAAAGATGCTGAAGCAAGTGTTCAAAAACTTACCGATACTTTTATTGCTAAAGTTGATGCTTTAATTGATGCTAAAGAAAAAGATATTATGACTATTTAA